CTGCAAATCGCCAGTTCTTAAAAGAATTGCCCAGTTGTCTGAGAGGGACCTGTAAAAAGATACCCAGCAACATCACCATAAGAAAAGGAACGATGAAAAGATCAGCATAATCTCTAACGATTGCACTTTGACCAAGGATAAGACCCAAGGCCACTGACATCAATATGAAGAAAGACTGGTATTTTTCTATGGAGCTCATAAAACACCTGATACCATTTAATTCACACCGTTAACAATTGGTTATTCTGTATTTATAGTTATAGTTAGTATCCAAACAACAGCATTTGTAGACCTATTATGCATAACAATGTCCCGACCAACTTATTGAATTTGTCTCTTGGGATATTTACTATTATTTTCATTCCTGCCCACGTTCCAAGAACCATAGAGACACCCATAAAGAAACCGATCGACAAAGCTGGCAATCCTATGCCCAGATATCGTTCATACACTATGGTTTTAGTGAGATGCATCGCTATTGCAGTCATTGCCTCACTTGCTATGTAAGATACCGGGGGCAGATCTAAAGATAAGAACAACGCTGCACCTATTGGTCCTGCACTGCCGACGAGTCCTGAAACAAAACCTGTTATTCCCCCACCTAGGATCATTGTACTATTAGTGGGATGGAATTTCAATATCTTTAAATATTTCAATATCACGAACAGGATAATTGTAAATCCTATTAGGCGGGATATTATTTCTTTTGGCACTTCTACAAATGAATAGGCTCCTAAAACACTCATAGGCACAGCACCTAATATGAACAATAGAACAGGTTTCCATTTAATTTGCCTGAACCCAAAAAAAGCTCTTGAAAGGTTACCTATCAACTGTGCAATTGTCAGAACCGGGACTGCTATCGTTGTTCCTATTGTCTTTGTCAATAGCGGCAATAATAGCAATGCCCCGCCAAACCCTGCTGCACCTGATATTGCAGCGGCTGTGAAACCACCAATAAATAGTATCAACAGGTCAATGGGATCAAGCATTAAAAAGACCTCTTTCATCAATTGAATAGACTGTCATTTAATACCAATCCTCTATTTTGGCTCTATTGAACATCGTGTGGGTAATTGCAGCAACAGCACATTACAATTCCCCATAAAATAACAATTCACTGCATACTAAATATCCGCTGAAATCAGGAATCCACACCATGCGATCTAGTTGTCATGAACACAAAAATCGTTTCTGTAAATCAGAATACTCTATTTCTATAAAATAATAGAAATGAAATGCTTTGACATTTATAACCATTTCTTCTTGCGGAAATAGAAGAACATGGTAATTCCTATTGTTATCATGATTAACCAGAGGAAAGGATATCCCCACTTCCATGAAAGTTCCGGCATATATCGAAAGTTCATGCCATACACGCCCGCAAGAAAGGTCAACGGAATGAATATGGTAGCGATGATGGTAAGCACTTTCATCACTTCATTCATCCTGTTGCTTATGCTGGACAGATATATATCCAGCATTCCGGAAAGCATATCCCTGTATGTTTCAATGGTATCAATCACCTGTATGATGTGGTCATATATATCTTTAATATAGATTTGTGTGGTCCTTGAAATAAGCCCCGATTCTTCCCTTAAAAGCCTGTTCAATACTTCACGCAGGGGCCATGCGGATTTGCGCAAGAATATCATTTCATTTCTCAGAACATGTAACTTTTCAAGGGTATCAGGCCCGGGATCGGCGAGTAGTTCGTCCTCCAGCATTTCTATTAGTTCACCCAGTTTTTCCAGAATGACAAAATAATTATCAACTATGGAATCAATGAGTGCATACGCAAGATAATCAGCTCCCATCTCTCGTATGCGGCCTTTTGAAGCTTTTAACCTCATACGTATGGGATCAAAGGTGTCGCCTCCTGCCTCTTGCAAAGATATTACAAAATTGGGGCCAAGGATAAGGCTTACCTGTTCGGATATGACCTCAGGGCCGGCATCATGTTCACCTTTCCTATCACTGAGATAGAACATCTGCAGAACTATGTAGATATAACCTTCAAAGTCCTCTATCTTTGGGCGCTGGGTGGTATGGAGAATATCTTCAAGAACAAGAGGATGGATACTAAAAGATCTCCCCAGGCGCTCAATGATCGTTACATC
This DNA window, taken from Methanomethylovorans hollandica DSM 15978, encodes the following:
- the corA gene encoding magnesium/cobalt transporter CorA; translation: MSNRFVKRASEKSGLPPGTIVHVGDKRTEAVKITVIDYDKDHCQMKEITDVEELLSFRDNPTVTWINIDGVHDVTIIERLGRSFSIHPLVLEDILHTTQRPKIEDFEGYIYIVLQMFYLSDRKGEHDAGPEVISEQVSLILGPNFVISLQEAGGDTFDPIRMRLKASKGRIREMGADYLAYALIDSIVDNYFVILEKLGELIEMLEDELLADPGPDTLEKLHVLRNEMIFLRKSAWPLREVLNRLLREESGLISRTTQIYIKDIYDHIIQVIDTIETYRDMLSGMLDIYLSSISNRMNEVMKVLTIIATIFIPLTFLAGVYGMNFRYMPELSWKWGYPFLWLIMITIGITMFFYFRKKKWL
- a CDS encoding sulfite exporter TauE/SafE family protein, which gives rise to MLDPIDLLILFIGGFTAAAISGAAGFGGALLLLPLLTKTIGTTIAVPVLTIAQLIGNLSRAFFGFRQIKWKPVLLFILGAVPMSVLGAYSFVEVPKEIISRLIGFTIILFVILKYLKILKFHPTNSTMILGGGITGFVSGLVGSAGPIGAALFLSLDLPPVSYIASEAMTAIAMHLTKTIVYERYLGIGLPALSIGFFMGVSMVLGTWAGMKIIVNIPRDKFNKLVGTLLCIIGLQMLLFGY